A single window of Oscillatoria sp. FACHB-1406 DNA harbors:
- a CDS encoding 2TM domain-containing protein, whose amino-acid sequence MPPRWPREPDRKDPAYRRLDDRMNFAIHVATFAAFNSGLWFFYLFAHSDWDWTKWVTGVWAILLLAHLIYIAAIADYSLEKNG is encoded by the coding sequence ATGCCTCCCCGTTGGCCTCGCGAACCCGACCGTAAAGATCCAGCCTATCGCCGCTTGGACGATCGCATGAACTTTGCGATTCATGTTGCCACCTTTGCCGCTTTTAACTCGGGCTTGTGGTTTTTCTATCTGTTTGCTCATTCGGATTGGGACTGGACGAAGTGGGTAACGGGCGTTTGGGCAATCCTGCTTTTAGCCCACTTGATTTATATTGCCGCGATCGCGGATTATTCTCTGGAGAAAAATGGCTAA
- a CDS encoding DUF3181 family protein, producing MANSNASEALEALAAEIGENIYIDVAKWHLYLSDAHLHTTVADRTSSLIEDDSISEAAVRKILQAIPVQLGGGKAELPLADLVPTSGVSRLVEILEDYRDKL from the coding sequence ATGGCTAACTCTAACGCTAGCGAAGCTCTCGAAGCTTTAGCTGCTGAAATTGGTGAAAATATTTATATCGATGTGGCGAAATGGCATCTGTATCTAAGCGATGCCCATCTTCATACGACAGTCGCCGATCGCACTTCATCCCTGATTGAGGACGATAGCATTTCCGAAGCAGCCGTCCGCAAAATCTTACAAGCGATCCCCGTCCAACTTGGCGGCGGAAAAGCAGAACTTCCCCTCGCCGATCTCGTTCCCACCTCGGGAGTCTCCCGGTTGGTCGAAATCCTTGAGGATTATCGGGATAAATTGTAA
- the moaC gene encoding cyclic pyranopterin monophosphate synthase MoaC — protein sequence MQDLFGNLTHIDDRGQAQMVDVSAKPATRREAIAAGQVRMQPETLEAIAAGNAPKGDVLGTAKLAGIMAAKQTAQLIPLCHTIPLHKVEVQIQPNPQLPGYEIQATAVTKAETGVEMEALTAVTIAALTLYDMAKALDKTMQIENIRLLKKTGGKSGDFVTEAP from the coding sequence ATGCAAGATCTTTTTGGAAATTTAACGCATATCGACGATCGCGGTCAGGCTCAAATGGTGGATGTGTCGGCGAAACCGGCAACCCGTCGGGAAGCGATCGCGGCGGGGCAGGTGCGGATGCAGCCCGAAACCCTAGAAGCGATCGCGGCGGGCAATGCCCCAAAAGGCGATGTTTTAGGCACGGCTAAGCTCGCTGGAATTATGGCAGCCAAACAAACGGCGCAATTAATTCCCCTCTGCCACACCATCCCCTTACATAAAGTCGAAGTCCAAATTCAGCCCAATCCCCAGCTTCCCGGCTACGAAATCCAAGCCACAGCCGTCACGAAAGCGGAAACGGGCGTAGAAATGGAAGCCCTCACCGCTGTTACGATCGCCGCCTTAACCCTTTACGATATGGCTAAAGCCCTCGATAAAACCATGCAAATTGAAAACATTCGTTTGCTGAAAAAAACCGGCGGTAAATCGGGAGATTTCGTCACAGAAGCGCCTTGA
- a CDS encoding sigma-70 family RNA polymerase sigma factor yields the protein MYSRRDLVEIFSTFLRLDGDRPRGWQSDPPLRRSIMRCIAKYEAERGENSPPLQFWTNYWQEVWQDKPNSPTARLAIAHLSAYLQETCYGVAKKMRDSLKISSRVAFFDSNYQVADYFQIAIASTPKILKSYDPERSSSLDDYARVAFRSRIQETLRQSGEVDLCSDWGLLRKLSKRSFREVLQETGFSEETISRYQLAWTCFKTVYQPTRASGTRHLNAPDWATWDAIAALYHRDRPLETVSPETLKTWLLECASLARNRFYPSQVSLNEPRSSFDTREPLEELSATLDSSLLETWIESEEQNLRRQRQTDLNRWLFEAVCTLDTESQEILQLYYCQGLMQTQIAERLDIKQYQVSRQLSRVRKTLLKAIAQWSQETFQIALSSSTLAAASQSLEEWLQGDYARDGERQQPKQP from the coding sequence ATGTATTCCCGTCGAGATCTAGTTGAAATCTTTTCTACTTTTCTGCGACTCGATGGCGATCGCCCTCGAGGCTGGCAGAGCGATCCGCCTTTACGACGCAGTATAATGCGCTGCATCGCGAAATACGAAGCAGAAAGGGGAGAAAATTCACCGCCGCTCCAGTTTTGGACGAATTACTGGCAGGAAGTTTGGCAGGATAAACCCAACAGTCCAACTGCACGCTTAGCGATCGCTCATCTCTCGGCTTATTTGCAAGAAACCTGTTATGGGGTGGCGAAAAAAATGCGCGACAGTCTGAAAATTTCGAGTCGAGTGGCCTTCTTTGATTCCAATTATCAGGTAGCCGACTACTTCCAAATTGCGATCGCATCAACGCCAAAAATCCTCAAAAGCTACGATCCCGAACGCTCTAGCAGTTTGGACGATTACGCCCGCGTTGCCTTTCGCAGCAGAATCCAAGAAACGCTGCGACAATCCGGAGAAGTCGATTTGTGCAGCGATTGGGGGTTGCTGCGCAAATTGAGCAAGCGCAGTTTTCGGGAAGTGTTGCAGGAGACGGGTTTCAGCGAAGAGACGATCTCGCGTTACCAACTCGCTTGGACTTGTTTTAAAACCGTCTATCAACCCACCCGAGCCAGTGGAACGCGCCATCTCAACGCCCCCGATTGGGCCACTTGGGACGCGATCGCAGCACTATACCATCGCGATCGCCCCCTCGAAACCGTCAGTCCCGAAACCCTCAAAACTTGGCTGCTTGAATGCGCTAGCCTCGCCCGCAATCGCTTTTATCCCTCCCAAGTCTCCCTCAACGAACCGCGATCGTCGTTCGATACTCGCGAACCCCTCGAGGAACTTTCCGCAACCCTTGATTCCTCCCTCCTCGAAACTTGGATTGAATCCGAGGAACAAAACCTTCGCCGCCAACGACAGACTGACCTCAACCGCTGGTTGTTCGAGGCAGTATGCACACTCGATACCGAAAGTCAAGAAATTTTGCAGCTATATTACTGTCAAGGGTTGATGCAAACCCAGATTGCCGAGCGACTGGATATAAAACAATATCAAGTCTCTCGGCAACTCAGCCGCGTTCGGAAAACCTTGTTAAAAGCGATCGCGCAATGGAGCCAAGAAACCTTCCAGATTGCCCTATCCTCCAGCACTCTCGCTGCTGCCAGTCAGAGCCTCGAAGAATGGCTACAAGGAGATTACGCGCGCGACGGCGAAAGGCAGCAACCCAAACAGCCTTAG
- a CDS encoding glycosyltransferase, whose amino-acid sequence MKERKNIALISVHGDPAVEIGKEEAGGQNVYVRKVGEALARLGWTVNLFTRATDSAQPKIIEHCPGCRTIRLVAGQEKFIPRDNIFGYAGEFVENLLAFEKENQIEHQLFHTNYWISGWVGLQLKQQLSRPMVHTYHSLGAVKYRSIQKIPAIANTRLQVEKDCLEQSNRTIATSPQELNHMRAYVSKLGNIEIIPCGTDIEHFQALERVVAREKLGIATDAKVAFYIGRFDERKGIETLVRAIGRSQFRDDPHLSLIIGGGSRPGHSDGEERERIEAIVEELELDEIVSFPGRISDEDLPLYYAAADVCVVPSHYEPFGLVAIEAMASGTPVVASDVGGLQFTVASEQTGLLVPPKDDAAFAAAIDRILGNPEWRDRLGSQARKRVEEKFSWDGVAEQLSALYLQILADT is encoded by the coding sequence ATGAAGGAGCGGAAAAATATCGCACTGATTTCAGTTCACGGCGATCCCGCCGTTGAAATCGGTAAGGAAGAAGCAGGCGGGCAGAATGTCTACGTGCGTAAGGTTGGGGAAGCACTGGCTCGTTTGGGCTGGACGGTTAATCTCTTCACCCGCGCCACAGACTCCGCCCAACCTAAAATTATCGAGCATTGCCCGGGGTGTCGCACAATTCGCTTGGTAGCAGGTCAGGAAAAGTTTATCCCGCGCGACAATATCTTTGGCTATGCGGGGGAGTTTGTTGAGAATTTACTCGCTTTTGAAAAAGAAAACCAGATCGAGCATCAACTTTTTCATACCAACTATTGGATTTCCGGCTGGGTGGGGCTACAGCTTAAACAGCAATTATCGCGTCCGATGGTACATACTTACCATTCCCTGGGAGCGGTGAAGTATCGTTCGATCCAAAAGATTCCCGCCATTGCTAACACTCGCTTGCAGGTGGAAAAAGACTGCTTGGAGCAATCGAATCGCACCATTGCCACCAGTCCTCAAGAACTCAATCATATGCGCGCTTACGTCTCGAAGTTGGGGAATATTGAAATTATTCCTTGCGGGACGGATATCGAGCATTTTCAAGCGCTCGAGCGCGTTGTAGCTCGAGAAAAATTGGGGATCGCCACCGATGCTAAAGTAGCGTTTTATATCGGGCGGTTCGACGAACGCAAGGGGATTGAAACCCTCGTGCGCGCGATCGGGCGATCGCAGTTTCGCGACGATCCGCATTTAAGCCTGATTATTGGCGGCGGATCGCGCCCCGGACACAGTGACGGAGAGGAACGGGAACGGATCGAAGCCATCGTTGAGGAATTGGAATTAGATGAGATCGTAAGCTTTCCCGGACGCATCAGCGACGAGGATTTACCGCTTTATTACGCTGCTGCCGATGTTTGTGTCGTTCCCAGTCACTACGAACCTTTCGGATTGGTGGCGATTGAAGCGATGGCGAGTGGAACGCCCGTGGTGGCAAGCGATGTCGGCGGATTGCAGTTTACCGTTGCCAGCGAACAGACGGGTTTGCTCGTACCGCCTAAAGATGATGCAGCGTTTGCCGCTGCCATCGATCGCATCCTCGGAAACCCCGAATGGCGCGATCGTCTCGGCAGCCAAGCGCGCAAGCGAGTTGAAGAGAAATTTAGCTGGGATGGGGTCGCCGAACAACTCAGCGCATTATACCTTCAAATTTTAGCCGATACCTAA
- a CDS encoding polysaccharide biosynthesis tyrosine autokinase — protein MVFNSNPQPPFPSGNDNPLTPKLPLNPPALPKQNEESLNPRQLISIARRRWLLLLAVSLAVGSLVASKVLREVPRYQSQFRLLVEPIAGDERFDQFSQRLAGQLGLRLDYDTQIQVLRSPAQLEPIVAAIKTKYPEMDYGMLVGNLKLERFEGTKLIEVTYTDTNPQRIKFVLDRLAAGFIEYSKREQKTSNRKGLDFVEEQLPVLKQRVDGLQARVQGFRQQHNLMDPKAQGEKVSDRLLSLRGDRQNTQAELSQAESLSQTIQGQLGLPLDQAMTVSALSEAPRYQTLLNQLQDIETKMAIERARFTPESPVMRALTKRRNNLLPLLNEEAVAVVGRATNARAESMSASPNPVRLQLTQKLIEVTNQKQVLAVRDNALAQAEQQTARQVQEMAQLTRQYTDLERQLQIATESLNRFLSVQEDLQIESAQHTMSWELISAPPLPTAPISPNVTRGLLVASMAGILAGLSAALLAEKLDVRLHSLDEIKESLGLPVLGLIPQRRESRDRPFLARGRKSASAEGSGEKSPVFFPAVPRYRASPFLEAFRSLHANLSFISPDRPLQVLTISSSMPLEGKSTTSYHLAQAAAAMGQKVLLVDADLRRPQIHVMTDLPNVWGLSHAISMEIDVNDLIQRSPIEDNLYILTAGQIPPDPTRLLSSQKMRNLIVKLREDYDFIIFDTPPLFALADAKFLTPHADGLVLVVRLGRTDRALLKQVLDGLRVSQSSPLGLIANGVNEYSSGSYTYYHRYFKDDDSQQPQPKWRSRSR, from the coding sequence ATGGTGTTTAACTCAAATCCCCAACCTCCCTTCCCGAGTGGCAACGACAATCCCCTCACGCCAAAGCTACCGCTCAATCCTCCCGCGCTCCCCAAGCAGAACGAAGAGTCGTTAAACCCCCGGCAATTAATCTCGATCGCGCGCCGTCGTTGGTTATTGCTCTTAGCAGTATCCCTAGCCGTAGGCTCTCTAGTCGCCTCTAAAGTCTTACGAGAAGTACCGCGCTACCAAAGTCAGTTTCGCCTCCTCGTCGAGCCAATCGCAGGGGACGAACGTTTCGATCAATTCAGTCAGCGCCTCGCCGGACAACTCGGGCTGCGCCTCGACTACGACACCCAAATTCAAGTCCTTCGCAGTCCAGCGCAACTCGAACCCATCGTCGCCGCGATTAAAACCAAGTATCCAGAAATGGATTACGGAATGCTCGTGGGCAACCTCAAGCTCGAACGCTTTGAGGGAACGAAGCTGATTGAAGTAACCTATACCGACACCAATCCCCAACGGATTAAATTCGTACTCGATCGCCTCGCGGCAGGTTTTATTGAATACTCGAAACGCGAACAAAAAACCAGCAACCGCAAAGGCTTAGATTTCGTCGAAGAGCAACTGCCCGTCCTCAAACAGCGCGTCGATGGCTTGCAGGCTCGCGTTCAAGGGTTTCGGCAGCAGCATAACCTCATGGATCCGAAAGCTCAAGGCGAGAAAGTTTCCGATCGCCTTTTATCCTTAAGGGGCGATCGCCAAAATACCCAAGCCGAACTCAGTCAAGCCGAATCACTCTCCCAAACCATTCAAGGTCAACTCGGCTTACCCCTCGACCAAGCCATGACCGTTTCCGCGCTTAGCGAAGCGCCCCGCTACCAAACCTTGCTCAACCAACTCCAAGACATCGAAACCAAAATGGCGATCGAGCGAGCGCGCTTTACTCCCGAAAGCCCCGTGATGCGCGCTCTGACTAAGCGACGCAATAATTTGCTGCCGCTATTAAACGAAGAAGCCGTCGCCGTCGTCGGGCGCGCCACCAACGCTCGCGCGGAATCGATGAGCGCTTCTCCTAACCCCGTTCGCTTGCAACTCACCCAAAAATTAATCGAAGTCACCAACCAAAAACAAGTGCTGGCAGTGCGGGATAACGCCTTAGCGCAAGCCGAGCAACAAACCGCGCGGCAAGTTCAGGAAATGGCGCAATTAACTCGTCAATATACCGACCTAGAGCGACAACTCCAAATCGCAACCGAAAGTTTAAATCGCTTCCTCTCGGTTCAGGAGGATTTACAGATCGAATCAGCGCAGCACACGATGTCTTGGGAACTGATTTCTGCGCCGCCGCTTCCCACTGCACCGATTTCACCGAACGTCACTCGGGGCTTGCTCGTGGCTTCGATGGCCGGTATTTTAGCAGGGCTAAGCGCTGCCCTCTTAGCTGAAAAACTCGACGTTCGCCTGCACTCTCTTGATGAGATTAAGGAAAGTTTGGGGCTGCCCGTTTTGGGGCTGATTCCGCAACGCCGGGAGAGTCGCGATCGACCGTTCTTAGCGCGCGGGCGAAAAAGCGCTTCGGCTGAGGGATCTGGGGAGAAATCTCCCGTCTTTTTCCCCGCCGTGCCTCGCTATCGCGCTTCCCCTTTCCTGGAAGCGTTTCGCTCCCTCCACGCCAACCTATCGTTTATCAGTCCGGATCGCCCGCTGCAAGTCTTGACGATTAGCTCGTCCATGCCGTTGGAGGGGAAATCGACGACTTCTTATCACCTCGCTCAAGCCGCCGCAGCGATGGGGCAGAAAGTGTTGTTGGTGGATGCCGATTTGCGTCGCCCCCAAATCCACGTTATGACGGATTTGCCCAATGTTTGGGGACTTTCCCACGCGATTTCGATGGAGATTGATGTCAATGATTTGATCCAGCGATCGCCGATTGAAGACAATCTTTATATTCTTACTGCCGGTCAAATTCCCCCCGACCCAACGCGCTTGCTTTCTTCGCAGAAAATGCGAAATTTAATCGTTAAGCTGCGCGAAGATTATGATTTTATTATTTTTGATACGCCGCCGCTGTTTGCGCTAGCAGATGCAAAGTTTTTGACTCCTCATGCTGATGGCTTGGTGTTAGTCGTCCGCCTGGGCAGAACCGATCGCGCCCTCCTCAAACAAGTCCTCGATGGTTTGAGAGTCTCTCAGTCGTCTCCTTTGGGCTTAATTGCTAATGGAGTGAATGAGTATAGTTCGGGATCGTATACTTACTACCACCGTTATTTTAAGGACGACGACTCCCAACAGCCTCAGCCTAAATGGAGATCGCGATCGCGCTGA
- a CDS encoding ABC transporter permease: MAVSKPLPRLLSWFSRPTLSTQLTIIGLIITLFFVIVAVFGSAFQAWGWLQDPRESLSNPISQAPSAEHWFGTSRQGYDVFSRTLFGAQAALQVVLLATTLSLLAGVPLGLISGYLGGKLDKVLLFVMDSIYAFPKLLLAMTLAFVVGRGILNAAIAVSISFIPQYYRVVRNQTTSVKTELFIEAAKALGASPARVLSRYLFLNVLQSIPVLFTLNTANAIFILGGLGFLGLGLPEEVPEWGHDLKLALDALPTGIWWTALYPGLAMTLMVTGLSLLGEGLSEYFNPRARNNE, encoded by the coding sequence ATGGCCGTTTCCAAACCCCTCCCGCGCCTATTGTCCTGGTTCAGTCGCCCGACGCTTTCCACTCAGTTAACCATCATCGGGCTGATAATTACTCTATTCTTCGTTATTGTTGCCGTTTTTGGTTCGGCCTTTCAAGCTTGGGGATGGTTGCAAGATCCGAGGGAATCCTTAAGCAATCCCATCAGTCAAGCGCCGAGTGCGGAACATTGGTTCGGAACCTCTAGACAAGGCTACGATGTATTTTCGCGAACGCTATTTGGGGCGCAGGCTGCCCTGCAAGTCGTGCTGCTGGCGACGACGCTATCGCTGCTGGCGGGCGTACCGTTGGGGTTGATTAGCGGCTATTTAGGCGGGAAGTTGGATAAGGTGTTGCTGTTCGTGATGGATAGCATCTATGCGTTCCCGAAACTGTTGCTAGCCATGACCCTGGCGTTTGTGGTGGGGCGGGGAATATTGAACGCCGCGATCGCAGTGAGCATCTCTTTCATCCCCCAATACTATCGCGTCGTCCGCAACCAAACCACCAGCGTTAAGACCGAATTGTTCATCGAAGCCGCAAAAGCACTCGGTGCATCTCCGGCGCGCGTTCTCTCTCGCTACTTGTTCCTAAACGTCCTGCAAAGCATTCCCGTCCTTTTTACCCTCAATACCGCGAATGCGATTTTTATCCTCGGCGGCTTAGGATTTTTAGGATTGGGATTGCCCGAAGAAGTCCCGGAATGGGGACACGATTTGAAATTAGCGCTGGATGCTTTACCGACGGGGATTTGGTGGACGGCGCTGTATCCGGGTTTGGCAATGACGCTGATGGTAACGGGGTTATCTTTGTTAGGAGAAGGATTGAGCGAATATTTCAACCCGCGAGCGCGTAATAATGAATAA
- a CDS encoding DUF1815 family protein: MFLRLAQQHRQFVKDLVMNLQALATVLENRGYLASCYTCGDLMTSASFMVSLGENHLIRFLVSDYGITWTEMRDDRELMKLEGAEAIGQLQELANIVKYQLASCATTHSDRTNNPKPLGAIC, encoded by the coding sequence GTGTTTCTCAGACTTGCACAACAACACCGACAATTTGTTAAAGACTTGGTAATGAACCTCCAAGCTTTGGCAACGGTTTTAGAAAATCGAGGCTATCTCGCGTCTTGCTACACTTGTGGCGATCTCATGACCAGCGCTTCGTTTATGGTCAGCTTGGGGGAAAATCATCTGATTCGCTTCTTAGTTTCCGACTATGGCATCACTTGGACGGAGATGCGCGACGATCGCGAGTTAATGAAACTTGAAGGGGCTGAAGCGATCGGTCAACTACAAGAACTCGCCAACATCGTTAAATACCAGCTTGCGTCTTGCGCAACGACTCATTCCGATAGAACCAATAATCCAAAGCCACTTGGCGCGATCTGTTAA